The Cucumis melo cultivar AY chromosome 5, USDA_Cmelo_AY_1.0, whole genome shotgun sequence genome has a segment encoding these proteins:
- the LOC103491343 gene encoding uncharacterized protein LOC103491343: MFELCLMASHGYPSALVLHHQQHPSREIKDCQPLLSICGARPEIAVGSVLRSIHPEQSDELWKSIIRMPESNQLVEFDPRVRSLRMVDAQDNQGDSLIFGSRSDEEFKKYEKFLEFLVSCPSEDNKRALNLPDLMGLQELNTQWCRGPLSTSHIFPSCEFDAHEPIMDFIGELIRSSKITVLPDGQIFSTETGTKIKDLLSVVAEFYLSKNSLSWSKQSILVPNYDRLNGAVGSHIYDSSLKLHATTISPIKSPDIIKVKPSRKNRNSKKVGRERDLYKKNYFHACESMLSYMFNKKRHGRKAIQSLKNSGRELPQLLTQFSASIAGTGLVVLFSVMSEVAYGRAPMCSSNLLNTGFGLGLLWLSFAVNKLRDTIICISKKANRVGLKEDEMTRRVDKSLNEIFFRAATLMTVAILRIG; the protein is encoded by the exons ATGTTTGAGCTCTGTCTTATGGCTTCCCATGGCTACCCTTCGGCTCTTGTTTTACACCACCAGCAACACCCTTCCAGGGAAATCAAG GATTGTCAGCCTTTATTGTCGATATGCGGAGCTAGGCCTGAAATTGCTGTCGGGTCAGTATTGCGAAGTATTCATCCTGAACAGAGCGATGAACTATGGAAATCTATTATTAGGATGCCAGAGTCCAATCAATTAGTTGAGTTTGACCCAAGAGTTAGAAGTCTGAGAATGGTTGATGCACAAG ATAATCAGGGTGACTCTTTgatatttggttcaagatctgATGAAGAATTCAAGAAGTATGAGAAATTCTTGGAGTTCCTTGTGTCCTGTCCAAGTGAAGATAATAAACGTGCACTAAATTTACCAGACTTAATGGGGTTGCAAGAATTAAATACCCAGTGGTGCAGAGGGCCCTTGTCTACTTCTCATATCTTTCCTAGCTGTGAGTTTGATGCACATGAGCCAATCATGGACTTTATTGGTGAATTGATTAGAAGCTCAAAGATTACAGTTCTTCCTGATGGACAAATTTTTTCCACTGAGACTGGGACAAAGATCAAGGATTTACTTTCAGTCGTTGCTGAGTTTTACTTGTCAAAGAACTCTTTAAGTTGGAGCAAGCAATCCATTCTTGTCCCCAACTATGATAG ATTGAATGGTGCAGTGGGAAGCCATATTTATGATTCTTCCTTGAAGCTTCATGCAACAACCATTTCTCCTATAAAGAG CCCTGATATAATTAAGGTCAAGCCATCACGAAAAAACAGAAACAGTAAGAAAGTAGGCCGTGAGAGAGATCTGTACAAGAAAAACTATTTCCACGCATGCGAGAGTATGTTATCCTATATGTTTAACAAGAAGCGGCACGGGAGAAAGGCAATACAGTCACTAAAGAATTCTGGGAGAGAGCTTCCTCAGCTTCTTACTCAATTCTCTGCCAGTATTGCTGGGACTGGCCTTGTTGTCCTTTTCTCTGTTATGAGTGAAGTTGCCTATGGGAGAGCACCAATGTGTTCTTCTAACCTCCTGAACACTGGATTTGGCCTTGGTCTTCTTTGGCTATCTTTTGCTGTGAATAAACTGAGGGATACAATAATTTGCATCAGCAAGAAAGCAAACAGGGTTGGGTTGAAGGAAGATGAGATGACGAGGAGAGTGGATAAGAGCCTCAATGAGATCTTCTTTAGAGCGGCGACTTTAATGACAGTAGCAATCTTGAGAATTGGTTAG